Part of the Paenibacillus guangzhouensis genome is shown below.
GATTTGGCAATTTCGAAAGCAGTGCATCTCGCAACACATCCACCGAGAGCTCTGCTGCAGGCTCGAATGCATCGCTCTGCATATAACACAAAAGGCTGTAACGCAATTGTTGCGTGACCGGACACGCAATATCCTTCGTAAGGTCAAAGCCGCTAACAATTAACTTACCGGCACCGACGCGCGCTTCGAAGAGCATCCCTAACTTATGATTGCGTACCGGGTGGTCGATCGCCTGCACGATCGGGCGCAGGTCTTGCGGCGTGCCATTCATCTCGATGGCAGTCGCGTGCACGAACAATCCCCACCACTGCCAGTTCGTGTGGCTCTCCGTCGGGAAGAACGCGAGCGCCGGGTGATCCGCCTGGCAGAGAAGTCCCATCGATTTCGGTTGATAAGGGAATAGCTGCGTGTTCCAGAAAGGCGGCGTGAATCGGACAGACTCTGACTTACGGACGTTGTTGCCAGACATCATCAACACCTTGCCCCCTGCATGAAGATGCTGTTCCACGGCGTCATCCCATTCATCCGCGATGACAATATCATCCGGGATGCCTTCAACACTCAGACTCGCAGGCTCAGGATAAACCCAGAAATCCCAATCGTTCACGATATCCATGCCTTTCAGACTGACTTCTACGTTCATCTTCTGTGCGTGCTCAAGGGGATCGAGCGCGATCGAAATTCCCCCTACTCGTGCAAGCTCGCCTTGTAGAACGTTCTTCTGTTCGAACTCGCCCGTGGCGAGGATGTCGCCCGACATTGCGTGCTTGACCGTCCATATGACCGTGATATCATGCAGCGTATTCAGGCTGTAGTTCGACACATCTACATCCGCTGTGAACCACTCATTCGTCGTAAAGACTCTTGTTGGCATCCGCAGCAGGAGGATAACCGGCGCACAGAACCGGCGGAATTGCTCCGGATCGATGAGACCCTTGGAATCCCAGAATGCATCTAGCCAACCGACCAAGGCCGTCCCTTGCCCCGGATAATCATGAATATCCAGCAGCTGGAACCCGCCGTAACCCGGCGTTCGAAGCGATTTTTCGATCTCCTCCCGATAGAGCAATACGGACAATGCACCGCTCGCTTTCATGAAGTCCTCCGCTTGATCGAGCATGCCCTTCGATTCGAGCGATTGCCGGAAGGCTTCCAGATTACGCGCTTGAAGCGTTCCGGTATACTTCGCTACCTCACGATAGTCCGGATATACCATCCATTGACCGACTTCATGCGACACCGTCGGGATGTCAATCCCATCCAACGTAAAGCCATAATCACTTGTCGTCTCCGGTCGCGCCTCGTTGAACGTCAACTCGCAGCGACGCACAATTCGTTCGCCGTTCACTCGCGCTTCATGCGCCACATAGAACTCGTCGCCTTCATACGGGCGAATGCCGATGCTCGGCTCAGCCGCGTTATTTGCCGATGAGGTGTAGAGATGCCTCGGATCGAGAGCACGCCCTTCCATCACTAGCTCCTTCAGAACACGGTAATCGCCGCTTAATTCATTTCCCATGCACATGAGGCAGAAAGAAGGATGGTTTCCGTAGGCTGTAAGGATTCTCACGAGCTCTCGCCGCAGGAACGCATCCCGCGGTGAATCTGACCCGACGAGCGGTGCCGAATTGCTGAACAACGGCAGCTCGGCCTGTAGAATGATCCCTTCTTCATCCGCAGCCTCGAATGCCGCTTCCGGCGGACACCAGGAATGAAAACGGAAATGATTCAGGCCATAGGACTTCCCTATCCGATAGATTCGCAGCCATTCCGCTTTATCCGTGGAGGGATAGCCGGTTAACGGGAAATTGCCAGCTTCATGCGTCCCTCGCAGCAGTACTTTCGCCCCGTTCCACTCGAATTGCGGACCTCGTGCCGAGAAATCTCTTAAACCAAAATCTACAGTGGATTCATGCGCATAAGCATCCTTCACAACATTTGCCGTCATCTCCACTGTAAGCGTATACAACCATGGTGAGAATTCATCCCAGAACTTCGCTTGTTCTCCTAATAGATATTCTACTTCCACTCGCGTCTCGCCTTCGGCTAGACTCGTGAAATCCACCGCAACAGGAGCAAGAGCACTCTGCTCATCGTCTTCAACTTTTAGCTTGGCTTGGAATGATAATCGACCTCGCGCCACTTGGCCCGTATGATTCCACATGATCACCCGTACCAAGGCGTGCCGCTTATGAATATCGGGATAGACCTGCACAGAATCGATATAGACAGGATCCGTCGCCCGCAGCTCGATCCGCCCAATGATGCCGTTCCAGATGGTCTGCACCTCTTCCGACCAACCGTGACTCCATGTCCCGAGATTAACCTGCGGACGATTGTCGACCTTGATCGTCAACCGATGAACACCGGGCGTGAGCAAACTCCTCAGATCATGCACATGAGGCGTACTCAGACTATCCTCCTTACCAACATAGCAGTCATCGATCCAGACGTCCGTTGCCCATAGGCAGCGTTCGAGGAATAACGTAACTCGCTTCCCACGCCATGCTTCAGGAATGATTACATCCCGCTGGTACCAGGCTTCGCCGATATATTTGAATTTGCGATTTAATCGGAAGGTATCGACATCCTCCGACTTCTCCCCATATCCATGCTCATCCGTACTACCAGGCAGCGATATCGATGCTCTTAAATCGCGCGCGAACCACCGTTCCTTTACGCCTTCACCATGCGAATCCAAGTCGAACCGCCATTGCCCATGTAAATCCAGCTTCATTCGATTGAACCTCCGATTCAAAGTTTACGATTCATCTAAGAACTAGAGTAATGAAATAAAATAACGATAATATGATTATGATTTTCCATTATAAACATTTTAGGTAATGATGAATATATAACAATACACCACAAAAATATAACTAAATTACGATTTTCGCTTTATTTTTCCCATTTTGATCAAATAAAAAAAGCCGACCCCTTCACCATCGCAAAGGACATCGACTTTTCCCATTCCATTATTCTTCTACGCCGTCACCAATCGGATCACATGCGCGATCGGGGCTGCGCCTTGCAGCGCTTGTTCCGGCAGGACCACCTTCACACCCGCATCCATACGGGAGTATTCCAATGCCGAACCATCATCGTACCATTGCACGCCCTTAATGGGTCCCTGGTACGGAATATGTAGTTCCTGTTTCATCGCGGAATCAGCCGTCTTATACAGCTTGAAACAGAATACATTATCGCCTTTACGCGTGAACGCATACCCGTCTTGGAAATACGGATCCACAATGCGTGTGCCGTAGACCGCTTCGCCGTACTGCGCCAGCCATGCGCCCAGTTCCTTCATCCCTCGGATGGCGCCTTCCGGCAGCCTTCCATCCGGCTGTGGACCGACGTTCAAGGCTAAATTGCCACCTTTGGCCACAATCTCAAGCAACATATGCACGATTTCGCGCCCAGACTTGTAGGTATCTTCATACTTGAAGGAGAAGGATGTTCCCATCGTAATGCAGCTTTCCCAAGGGATATGCATAGCCCGCTTCGGAATCGTCTGCTCCGGTGTGACGACATTCTCATACGGTCCACCGACGGTGCGATCTACCGCAAGAAGCCACGGCTGATGTTCACGCATCCGGTCCACGATTTCGCCAAGTCGAATGTCCTGCTTCCGTTCACCGCCGCGAACCCATCCTGCATCGAGCCACAACATATCAATCCGACCATAACGCGTCAGTAATTCTTCAATCTGGTCATGCGTGAATTTAATGAACTTCTCCCATAACCAAGGATACTTCGTCGGGTCATAGGAAGGCCCGCGCCACATATGCTGTCCGCGTTCCATGCCTGGCGCCCAATAGTACGGCGTATTCCAGTCCGCTTTGGAGAAGTAAGCCGATATCGCCAGGCCTCTGCTCCGGAAGGCGTCGAAGATGTGCTTGCATAGGTCTGCATAACGGTGCATGTGAAAAGGCGTCTCTGACCCTGTAATCCGATAATCTGTCGTCCGTGTATCCCACATGCAGAATCCGTCATGATGCTTCGTCGTGAAGGTCAAATATTTGAACCCGCCTTCTGCCGCAAGATCGGCCCATAGCTCGGGTTGAACGCGAATTGGGTTGAACGTTTTGTTCAAATCGACATATTCCCGCTTGAAATGTTCCATATCTTCGGTCCAGTCCACGCCGCCGCGAGACCAATCCCCATCTGCATCGCTTAAGGCCCATGATTCGACTAATCCAAGCTGAGAATACGGCCCCCAGTGCATCATTAAGCCGATTTTCTGATCCTTGAACCATTCAATCCTCTCGAGAATGAGTGGATCGGTCGGCTTCACCCATTCCGACTCCGCACTATAGTTGTGGACTCCTTCTTCAACCTCTGGTTCATTCGTAACGACAACGTTTTGATCTGTTTCTAATGCATCCATGTAATACCCTCCCATGACCATCGCGACTTCCGATGAATTGAATTGTTCATGGCCCCATTGTAGATGCACACAATATCGCTAACAACAAACAAGAATATCCCGGTTTAACCTTTTTCACTACGCGCTGCAGCATGACAAAAGCAGCGATCGCAATCGCTGCTTTCACCATTTTCTACGACTAAACTATTTTCAACCGCAATCGATTCATAGCAT
Proteins encoded:
- a CDS encoding sugar-binding domain-containing protein gives rise to the protein MKLDLHGQWRFDLDSHGEGVKERWFARDLRASISLPGSTDEHGYGEKSEDVDTFRLNRKFKYIGEAWYQRDVIIPEAWRGKRVTLFLERCLWATDVWIDDCYVGKEDSLSTPHVHDLRSLLTPGVHRLTIKVDNRPQVNLGTWSHGWSEEVQTIWNGIIGRIELRATDPVYIDSVQVYPDIHKRHALVRVIMWNHTGQVARGRLSFQAKLKVEDDEQSALAPVAVDFTSLAEGETRVEVEYLLGEQAKFWDEFSPWLYTLTVEMTANVVKDAYAHESTVDFGLRDFSARGPQFEWNGAKVLLRGTHEAGNFPLTGYPSTDKAEWLRIYRIGKSYGLNHFRFHSWCPPEAAFEAADEEGIILQAELPLFSNSAPLVGSDSPRDAFLRRELVRILTAYGNHPSFCLMCMGNELSGDYRVLKELVMEGRALDPRHLYTSSANNAAEPSIGIRPYEGDEFYVAHEARVNGERIVRRCELTFNEARPETTSDYGFTLDGIDIPTVSHEVGQWMVYPDYREVAKYTGTLQARNLEAFRQSLESKGMLDQAEDFMKASGALSVLLYREEIEKSLRTPGYGGFQLLDIHDYPGQGTALVGWLDAFWDSKGLIDPEQFRRFCAPVILLLRMPTRVFTTNEWFTADVDVSNYSLNTLHDITVIWTVKHAMSGDILATGEFEQKNVLQGELARVGGISIALDPLEHAQKMNVEVSLKGMDIVNDWDFWVYPEPASLSVEGIPDDIVIADEWDDAVEQHLHAGGKVLMMSGNNVRKSESVRFTPPFWNTQLFPYQPKSMGLLCQADHPALAFFPTESHTNWQWWGLFVHATAIEMNGTPQDLRPIVQAIDHPVRNHKLGMLFEARVGAGKLIVSGFDLTKDIACPVTQQLRYSLLCYMQSDAFEPAAELSVDVLRDALLSKLPNRLASQGATLTASSQHWTGGVYHILNGNNDQFWLSDEGNAYPHEVVIRLEEPVPITGFRYNPRQDGNETGWVQDYEWYVSMDGVHWGDPVAEGSFERCAIEQCIPLGWHHDGFNVTRTVAGQYIRFVARSGFDGDDRASACEMDIYTV
- a CDS encoding alpha-L-fucosidase is translated as MDALETDQNVVVTNEPEVEEGVHNYSAESEWVKPTDPLILERIEWFKDQKIGLMMHWGPYSQLGLVESWALSDADGDWSRGGVDWTEDMEHFKREYVDLNKTFNPIRVQPELWADLAAEGGFKYLTFTTKHHDGFCMWDTRTTDYRITGSETPFHMHRYADLCKHIFDAFRSRGLAISAYFSKADWNTPYYWAPGMERGQHMWRGPSYDPTKYPWLWEKFIKFTHDQIEELLTRYGRIDMLWLDAGWVRGGERKQDIRLGEIVDRMREHQPWLLAVDRTVGGPYENVVTPEQTIPKRAMHIPWESCITMGTSFSFKYEDTYKSGREIVHMLLEIVAKGGNLALNVGPQPDGRLPEGAIRGMKELGAWLAQYGEAVYGTRIVDPYFQDGYAFTRKGDNVFCFKLYKTADSAMKQELHIPYQGPIKGVQWYDDGSALEYSRMDAGVKVVLPEQALQGAAPIAHVIRLVTA